The sequence below is a genomic window from Bactrocera neohumeralis isolate Rockhampton chromosome 4, APGP_CSIRO_Bneo_wtdbg2-racon-allhic-juicebox.fasta_v2, whole genome shotgun sequence.
GCAGCTTGTGCTTCACTTTCAGCAGAAAAATGGTTTCTTGGGCGCCAAGCAGCAGAATACATTGTGTCACTGCGTAATAGAGAATTATATAGGAAGGCGGAAAAAACTGACATATGGAGAAATGCAAAAGTGGGCCAACATCATCTGCGATGTATTCCCCAAAGAGAATCCGGTATGTATATCCATACGTATATGTAATCATTTcatgtttcaaaatgaaaaaaatcagttctgcttactattttaattatttttgggaaatcaTTTGGCACACTTAAAACGTTGTGCAAAACATAAACAACCAAATTAGGAGTTTAGTATAAAGTTAGATTTGTACAGTTTATGACGAAGGATAAACTTGTAAAAACtattactattaaaaattaataaataaaaatagggccaaaccaaaataaaactaattttgttgcatatgtttgtaacatggtctatttttttaatgcaactatttaatatttaggAAACATATTTTCTAGCAAGAAAATATGGTAAGAAAAATCCTACGGGATAGCTATTTTCACGCTGGACGAATGCTGACAAAAccaattataaaaagttttcaaccGATCGTACAACTACCGCTCCGCCAGCAGCTTTATCCAGCGGTATAAACAAATAGATTGTTTACTCTCACAAGATATACTTATTTCTGAATATTCAGATAAGTATTACGAAAAGAAGTGCTGGCTGCAGAATAATTGCACACCATGGGAATAGGTTATCTGGTCAAAGAATTATAGATATCCATAACGCCAGTTCTTTAGGCTGCATTTTTAGTGAATGGCCGCGCTATAAGGACTTTCGTGGATATGAACTTGTGAGTTCTTATATtcaatgttttttcaaataattcaataaCTTATTTTCCATAGGTAGAAATAGACTTTGAGACTCTTTACCCCGGGAAaggaaatatgttatttttgaaattggaGAAGTTTTATAAAGAAATCCTCAAAATTTTTGATAGAGATATAAAAGACCGTGTTTCAAGGGAACTATTCTTAAAGTATTTGCACATTGACAACATCTCAAATGGTAAAGTGGTTTATCAAATGAAATTGCGGTATTCAGGATTTCGTGCTATATAATATGCAAACGACCATATTACCATGGCAGTGCAATCACAAAttacatatagatatgtatgtatatgtacaacaataaattttatattgcgCTGTCGTGGTGATTTGGAAATGCAATGATGCCGGATCGTATGTACGAAATCCTGAATatcacttttaaaataataaaatttttatttacacaattttttttacagaatgtaaatattgtataagTACAATTCTTCTACATGCTTTGCTACAGCCTTTGAGGCTTAATAAGGACAAAAAACCAACAATAGCTGATGCCCAAACAGATTTCGTAACACTCGTTGCAACACGTAATGATATTCAACCCACAATAATTGAATTGAAGAACCAGTTTGCGGTAAGAAAGGAGAAACTACAGCCGAGAATTATCGTCGTTGGATCAGATTGGTCATCCATTTCagagttttatgttttttgcgaTGGTCTGCAATGGAAATGTACTACGTATATGAAGTGCGTTGACTGCATTATTAAACTATCGTACGTTTATACATAAGATAGAGTATTCACAAAGAAGCAAGCAAGTATGGGCATttttagaacaatatttttttgagttgAAATCCGAAGAATTTTCTTCAGTGGCAAATCTTTTGagtaaattaaactaatttcgtctaattttgctataatttccaattttgcttgtttcatTTGTCAAAAAGCTCACTTAAATCCTATAGAGCTGATTAAACATCTAAAGTCAGCACATGGTACTCCACCAGTTTGTAAATTTCAATGTAACGAATataattgcaaacaaattttttataacattcaCAGATTTCAAATTCACctcaaaaaacatttgaaaatagaAATTCGCAATAGCCAATCTTGTAAAGAAAATTCTCTTGCTCTTAATATTCCAATTCAAACAACTAATTCATCAAATCAACTAGtaccaatttaaaatattacttcTTTAAAAGATTCAATGATCGCGTTTCTACTTCAACTGCATTCCAATACGAATTTTTCTCAGAAAGACGTATTCGAAATTCAACCCCAATATGTGAAATATTAAGAGCCATTAgtaattttcatgaaaataattCTATACTTGaggaagtaattaaaattatatctcagccattttatgatttaaccaccgaatacaaatttttcaaagaaatagaaaaactaGACCTGTATAAACATCcgcaaaaatatattgttaGCGACGAACTCTCAGAAGTCATACTTAATAACAACCCAACTTTAACCTCAGCTAGAACCGAAATAACCCTATCAGACATtccttttcaaattaaaaaatttttgagagtAAAGGGATCTTAGAAGCAAcgcttttaaatatgaaaacctTTTCAGAAAACCTTCCTTATACTCATTTCATCAATAGCAGCTTTTGgcaaaattcaaagaaaaataatgtaacgattccatttttttgtatatggatGACTTCGAAATTAATGATCCTTTGGGCAGTAAATCTGGCCAACAAAAAATTTGCGGTATATATTATAACTTTCCAAGCGTACCTCagtaccaacttagcaaattatcaaatatatttgtagcAGGGTTTGTTAAAGTTCGAGATCTACAAGATTGTGGATTTACTGTTTGCCTTACACCACttctgaatattttaaaaacattggAAATTAATGGCCTTCAAATAAATGTAGATGGCAAAAGCtgtataatacattttaaactaGTACAAATTTTAGGCGATAATCTTGGTCTTAACACTGCATTAGGCTATGTCAGTTCTTTTTCTGCGAATTCTTGGTGCAGAATATGCAAAAGGCAAAAACTTCAAACTCGTACAGATTGTCTTGAAGTCCCGAACTCATTACGAACTAGAAGTAGTTATAATAGCGATATTTTACTGAACAATCCTGTTGTTAGTGGCATTAAAAACGTTTAGATATTTAATTCGTTGTCAAACTTTCATGTAACCGATAACATTGCTTGTGACATAATGcacgatttatttttaatttttccaaaattttacattattttgtgtatgaaaaaagtttttttgtttagaaactTTGAATTACAGGAAACAGATGTTTCAGTATGGGGATACAGAAATTGGCAATATAAGTCCACCAATTCAAAAGCACCATATACAAAACGCTTCATTCAAAATGAACGCGAGACAGATGAAAACATTTTCTCACTTGATACTGCTCATGGTAGGTGATCTAATTGATTGAGAtgatttagtaaataaattccTTATTCTGTTCGTAAGACTAATTGATCTGCATTTGTTATCTAATTACAACGATACAATTTTAAATGATCTCCAATTATTAATTGAAGAGCATAATTTTAcataccaaaaattatttaaggaaCATCTGAAACCAAAGTTTCATAACCTAGTGCATTATcgtacaataattaaaaaattggggCCAATAAAACTTTTATGGACATTTCGGTTCGAAGCTGAACACCAGTTGCACAAGCAATACGCGCAAAGCATTACCTCCAGAACAAATGTTCCATTAACATTAGCAATTAAATCCTCCTTACGATTCGCTCACtgtgttttaaaaaacaatttttttcagccAGAATatagttttacaaatattgaagaaattaaaatggGATGCAATGAACATTTGTCAtctataaatttgaatttcagcTTGTACAAGAGAACAAATGAAATTATGTTCCGAggtgttaaatttaaaattggccAACTATGTGTGTGTACTGTaactataaatgaaaatataaatatatacgaaGTATTGGATTTTAtaattcaagaaaataatgtagaaattgttggaaaaaaatggACACacctaaatttttcagaaagGTTTCAATCATATCTTATGGGGCCCGTTACAGAAATATATGATGTCATAAATTTGACAACGTTAGATGGTCCACctattcacttttatttgcttaataatgGCCTTAAAGTTTTAAGACAAAAGAAGTATtggtaatttaatttattgatttcttatttaatgtgtataataattatatattttatttgctatttatattatatacattctATTACAAAACTTATACTTATAAACCTAAATTTCAGAATattaagaaaaagtttttatcaGTTTGTAGTTTgataattcattaaatttttgtatgtatggtttatggtatgtggttattaaactataataaaaaaaaaaaataatgtgaattATTTGTGAAAAGATCTCAAAACCTTTCCCATATTTTATTACTTACGAATAGAATCATGTTaagttatttaagttatttaagttatttttttacccaacttatgtaataaataaacgTAAAATGTTTAGAATTGAATGAAAACCTTAATATGTAATATCTGTAATTTGTATTATCAACTTatgctttttaaataaatgcaaagctCTAAACTTATTAGAATACTAAAACATAAACATAACAATTCAAGAAGATAGctctataaaattaaaaggtaaattttttaataaattcaagaagataaacttataaaaataataaggcaaactttttgttaaattaaaccagataaacttttaaaattaataagtcaaactttttaataaattcaaggagataaacttataaaaacaataagacaaactttttaattaattcaagaaggtattcttttaaaaataaaaaggttgactttttaatgaatttaagaaGATATTCACATAAAATATCGAAGATTTCTTCTTGATTTCATTGAAAAGATTTTCCTAATTGGAATAAGAAGGCGTTCTTCTTTAGGAAAAACCATAGAGATATCTTTATACTTTTGTTCTATATTATTAGGTACTTTTTGCTCTGTGTATGTGTATTATACTTATGGTATTATTTTATGTGGAATTTGTAGTAATAAGTGTAATCACATTCcctatatttcaatattttttgagcTGAACACGGTTTCTACTTAATTAGTACTTTAATATCAACAAAAAGAAAGCTTTTAATACCAATACTTGCTTAAAGtggaatttagaaaaaaaaactttgtgggtaattataaaattattttaataatggtGATTACTTTGTATTGAGAATAAAGCGCTTTACAAACATTGTATATACAGTGGGTTCAAAAATAACGCTTTTTTCTTTGCACGATCAAATCGCGGAAAACTCTTTTTAAGGTTTTTCCAAATTCCTTGTTCAATTGTGTTCGCTGACGATCTTCTCAGTGTGTTGTGCCgtgaaataagtaaaattagtgtttagtatgcATAACGTTTTGAAAGGCGACAGATCGATGTGGTGGTCTAAACATTATGGAAAAATTGGAAACTTAGATTGCAGGAAGAGGGCGGAATCATGCAACTTCTAAAAGCTATTATTCCCCTTTTTGGAAAGAACCACTATTCAATTTAGgagaagttaaaaaatatgattaaaaagagattaaatatacatatatcttcagAAATCTTCCATCAAACGTAGCAGTACTGTTATCAAAGCCCTACTTTCAAAAGCACATACTGAGAAAAAGTTGCAGCGCAGGAAAATATCAACAGTGATTGGGGcaatgtaatatttacagtTGAGTCAACTTTAGTATTGTTCAATCCCTTGAGAGATGCTTGGCTAAGAAAAGAACAAACATTTAATCAAATAAGTGTTAAGCACTACAAATGACTATCAATGCTTCTCTAATCATGTATTTGGATTGTTGAGGTGCTTCGCTGAAAACCTAGaatgataaaattgtataaagagGAGTTACTGAACAACTGAATGGCGGCATATCTAGTCAAAATTTGTTAACCATACCGCGCGAAGACAATGATCTAAAATATAGGAGAAGAGGATGTACTCAATGGAAGCAAGAAAACTACATTATCACTTTAGATTTGCCTCCGAAGTCCCCAAACGGCAATCAAACAGGGAATGTTTGGGCTTAAATGTAAGCCAAACATTTTACATTAATGAAAGATTTTGTTCTCCTACTTCAACACAACTGAAAGTAGCTTCCTGTCAAATAAGCTGAAAATTTAGTTGCAAGTTGCCATCAAGAATGTCAAACTATAACCACGACATTTTCCTAATAAACACTATCTACAATTTGGAAAATGAAAGCGTTAATTTTTGAATGCACTGTACATAGAGTTACAGCAGtattatatgtaattattttctatGAAGTTGTATTTGAGTGTATATAATTGCTTTCCCTTTGAACTTTGCTCTTCGACTAGCCCGCATTCTTGTTTAACCCTTGTGTTGCCACCCAAAAAAATCACACTGTCTGCCGCCCAGGGTACCCAGGTACCCCTACATAAATTCGTGCGTAAAAGTGCGTTATACGTAAAAATAATTGAGTGCATTCTATCAGGATCTTGTTATTGATATCTTAGAAAGGTATTTCTACTTGAATGTACCATATAAATTATGTACAGACACCTTCATGGTCCTAAATCAAGAATAAAACGACCGCTGCTATAACGTAAATTTCTCGTTTCTGCGAAGGCCAGTTACGTGGAGTTCGAATGGTGGGGAAACAGGTCGCTCTCTGAATTGCTTTATACTTCATGAACGTTCGAGAATGCCGTGAAACGAATATAAGCTGTATGACTCGAAGAAGCCAGACGTATCGCTGCAGTCACTGCAGTCAGTTTGGATAGTTCGTTAGCGTGTGTGCATTACATATCGATATTCgtagttatttatttgttgcaaTACTAATAGAAGTCAATCAAGGAGAACGAGTTGTCAAAGACCTGATCAGCGATTATAAAGGATCTTGCCGAAATATAACCATGGTCAGATTTTTCCCAACTTTACCTTTGGCGGAGACTCTGTTATCTTGGAAACTTACTTTCGTCggtacattgaaaaaaaaataaaacgttcATACCTCAAGAAATGAAACCGTCAAGGTCTAGAGAAGTAGTGTCAACTCTTTTTGGATTTCATGAAAAAGCTACTATATTTTCGTTACGTTCCAAAGGAAAACAAAGCTGTAATACTTCTTAGTACGATGCACTATGAAGCTGGCGTTGACACCATGGATCAAATGTGTTCGAGGTACTCCACCCAACGGTGAACGTGTAGACGGCAGCTGGCTTTCTTTTTTAACATCCTCGACATTGCAGGTGAAGCTGCTTATGTCATCCACTATGAGAATAACAGCATGCTTctcaattatattttcttagctgaaacgaaatgaaataaaatcaaaagtagGAAGCAACGGAATAAACAAATGAACGCATATACGGACAGAAATAATTAGGATTGAAAGAAGAAAAAGGTAGATGAGAAGAACAGAGTTCAAAATAAGAGGTCGGCAAGTGAGCAAATGACGTCAAGTGAAAAATAGCGCCGAAAAAGTGAAGCGTGACACCGAACGGTAGCATCCTATAGCATTATCTGCGCAGCCGGATAACCAAATGGTGAGCGGAGCTGTGTGGAGGCGGTGTGAAGGCTGTTTGGTGCGAAGAAATACGTGTtaacaacaaatgaaaataaatgcaaacaaatcaaagaaaataagACGTACAGTCCGTGACTGAGCTGCGTAAGCGTACGACGGCTACTCGAGAAGTCACTGAAATTTCGTAATTGTTGACGAAAAGTACCGCTGATGAAACTTAGAGTATATTAGCTCCAGTTTCACGAggtaaggttaggttaagaagtcgatcctaacagggatctcacttggacagcttagaacgccgtTGTGACATCTAAACCTTTTTTATAACAGATTTATAAGAACGACAAAACGATTTGAGCCTGTAACAGATTTGTTGAGATGGGTAATGTAagtccggctcgaaggaccaggAGGATGGagcatgtgtagaagttcacgcaagttaggaaagttctctgatcgtcattcacttggaagtggccagaaacgattcttttacacatggctcaagcagctcatgacttccggaCTTTGACCAactatcttctgggtagcctaagaacatccgttcgaaggcgagctaaagtgagaaggcgaaacctcccttacatagggttgtgcgctggttttgggacccgccacgtaaaaaacacaaCCAATGAAAtattaccaacagcctcggaagagaccccttttgatgacgaccatggcaaaagaaataaggactacgatattagggcatgcacctggaatgtccggtcccttaattgggaaggtgccgctgcccagctggttgatgtcctcgtgaaaataaaggctgacatcaccgccgtccaagaaatgcgatggacgggacaaggacagagacgagtaggtccttgtggcatttactacagtttggtgtgggattcgtggtgggagagaaactCCGTCACCGAGTATTATctttcactccggtgaatgaacgtctagccacaatccgcatcaaagcgaggttcttcgacatatcgctgatttgcgctcacgccccgacggaagagaaggacgatgtgaccaaagataccttctataagcgcttggagcgcgcctataagagctgcccccgccacgatgtcaaaatcgtgcttgacaactttaacgccagggtgggcaaagaaggtttctttggcactacggtcggtaaattcagcctccacaacGAAACAccctcaaatgggttgaggctgatcgacttcgccggggcccgaaatatggttatctgtggtactagattccagcacaagaaaatacatcaagttacctggctgtctccggatcgaaaggccaacaaccagatcgatcatgttgtgatagacggaggACACGTCTCCTGTGAtttttgacgtcgagaagctgcaatcacaacagacagccgaacgagcactcgtcaacaactcggtataagggaactgtgggacggcatttcaaactccttacgtgcagctgctaccgaaaccattggCGTTCAGAAAATGctaaagaacagctggtacgacgaggagtgcttacctcgcaacgttacgatcgaccacaacacgtgcgggatgggatagataccgagagttgaagagggaagcgagacgcatttgcagacagaaaaagaaagagcccgaaatgcgtgagtacgaagagcttgataagcggGCCGACAgcggtaatgctcgaaaattcttcgaaaaaatgcggcggcttacacaaggtttcaagaccgaagcatactcttgtagaacccccgaTGGTAATCAAGTCACCGATGCCCGGAGCATACttaattatggagggaacacttctccagcctgctgagtgGCAGTGagcgtacaacaccaggagagggcgaacccgattccccaatcgatgacgatgaagcagacgttccattgctcgatCATGAAGAACTTCGAATACCAATTAcacgcctgaagaacaacaaagcggcgggggccgatggattgccggctgaactattcaaacacggcggcgaagatctgataaggagcatgcatcagcttctttgtaaaaaatggtcggacgaaagcatgcccaacgattggaatttaagtgtgctatgcccaatccataaaaaaggagatcccCAATCTGCGCCGACCACCGtcggattagcctcctcaacatcgcatataaggttctatcgatcgtattgtgtgaaagattaaagcccaccgtcaacaaactgattggaccttatcagtgtagctttagacctgggaaatcaacaaccgaccagatattcactatgcgccaaatcttggaaaagacccgtgaaaggagaatcgacacacaccacctcttcatcgatttcaaagctgctttcgacagcacgaaagggAGCTGcccttatgccgcgatgtctgaatttggtatctgacgttgagcaacacttaaagctccgtcagaatcgggaaggacctctccgagccgttcgataccaaatgaggtttcagacaaggcgattccctatcgtgcgacttcttcaacctgcttctggaaaaaatagttcaacctgcagaactaaatagataaagtaccatcttctataaaagtgtacagctgctggcgtatgccgatgatattgatatcatcggcctcaacacccgcgccgtgagttctgctttctccagactgcagaagaaagcaaaacaaataggtctggcagtgaacgagggcaagacgaaatgtctcctgtcatcaaacaaacagtcgtcgtactcgcgacttggctctcacgtcactgctgacagtcataactttgaagttgtagataatttcgtctatttaggaaccagcgtaaacaccaccaacaatgtcagcctagaaatccaacgcagaataactcttgccaacaggtgctacttcggactaagttgggaattgagaaaaaaagccctatttcgacgaacaaaagccaaactctataagtcgctcacaattcccgtcctgctatatggtgcagaggcttggacgatgacaacaactgatgagtcgacgttgagagttttcgagagaaagattctgtgaaagattaatggtcctttgcgcttttggccacggcgaatatcgcattcgattgaacgatgagctgtacgagatatatgacgacattgacatagttcagcgaattaaaagacaatggctaggctggctagatcatgttgttcggatggacgaaaacactccagctctgaaagtattggacgcagtacccgccggggaagcagaggaagaggaagacctccactccgtcggaaggaccaagtggagaaggacctgtgtTCGCtgggaatatccaattggcgccacgtagcgaaaagaaagaacgactggcccgctgttgttaactcggctataattgcgtaagcgg
It includes:
- the LOC126754596 gene encoding uncharacterized protein LOC126754596 isoform X1: MVRKILRDSYFHAGRMLTKPIIKSFQPIVQLPLRQQLYPAISITKRSAGCRIIAHHGNRLSGQRIIDIHNASSLGCIFSEWPRYKDFRGYELVEIDFETLYPGKGNMLFLKLEKFYKEILKIFDRDIKDRVSRELFLKYLHIDNISNECKYCISTILLHALLQPLRLNKDKKPTIADAQTDFVTLVATRNDIQPTIIELKNQFAVRKEKLQPRIIVVGSDWSSISEFYVFCDGLQWKCTTYMKCVDCIIKLSYVYT
- the LOC126754596 gene encoding uncharacterized protein LOC126754596 isoform X2, encoding MQKWANIICDVFPKENPISITKRSAGCRIIAHHGNRLSGQRIIDIHNASSLGCIFSEWPRYKDFRGYELVEIDFETLYPGKGNMLFLKLEKFYKEILKIFDRDIKDRVSRELFLKYLHIDNISNECKYCISTILLHALLQPLRLNKDKKPTIADAQTDFVTLVATRNDIQPTIIELKNQFAVRKEKLQPRIIVVGSDWSSISEFYVFCDGLQWKCTTYMKCVDCIIKLSYVYT